Proteins encoded by one window of Anopheles maculipalpis chromosome 2RL, idAnoMacuDA_375_x, whole genome shotgun sequence:
- the LOC126556089 gene encoding GDP-Man:Man(3)GlcNAc(2)-PP-Dol alpha-1,2-mannosyltransferase has protein sequence MFCWCSFVYVLFFLGSFVAIGLLTVCVLLRQLIKFQRRKRTDQTVKNVAFFHPYCNAGGGGERVLWCAIRALLNRYENIKLYVYTGDLDAKPAEILAKAERSFNLTLDVERITFVYLSKRCWVEASRYSHFTLLGQSLGSIVLAFEALLKLQPDVFVDTMGYAFTYPVFAYFGGCKIGCYTHYPTISTDMLRRVQSQSQSYNNRGYVAKNPFATWLKIVYYRMFSRIYGWVGRCADTVMVNSSWTENHIISLWDVPYKTHRVYPPCEVSQLKRLESLANEEDEHIIILSVGQYRPEKDHPLQLQAMYELRTLLNNDEALWNRLKLLIVGSCRDEEDRVRVKNMQDLAKHLSLENSVEFRVNVPYQELLQCYQRATIGLHCMWNEHFGISVVDCMAAGLIMVANRSGGPLMDIIETSEGSQNGYLAYDAYDYARCIANILYNTPEYNAKIRDAARASVDRFSEKEFENGFLRAISPIMD, from the exons ATGTTCTGCTGGTGCAGTTT TGTCTACGTGCTATTCTTTCTCGGATCGTTCGTAGCAATCGGTCTGTTGACGGTGTGCGTTCTACTGCGTCAGCTCATAAAATTTCAACGCCGCAAGCGAACCGATCAGACCGTAAAGAATGTCGCGTTCTTTCATCCGTACTGCAATGCCGGTGGTGGCGGCGAGCGAGTGCTTTGGTGTGCCATACGAGCGCTGTTGAATCGGTACGAGAACATCAAGCTGTACGTGTACACGGGTGACCTGGATGCAAAACCGGCAGAAATACTAGCCAAAGCGGAGCGTAGCTTTAACCTTACACTAGACGTGGAACGCATAACGTTCGTGTATCTCAGCAAGCGATGCTGGGTGGAAGCATCGAGATATTCGCACTTTACCCTGCTGGGGCAGAGTTTGGGCTCGATCGTGCTAGCGTTCGAAGCATTGCTAAAGCTGCAACCGGATGTGTTCGTCGACACGATGGGGTACGCGTTTACGTATCCGGTATTTGCGTACTTCGGCGGTTGTAAAATCGGATGCTACACACACTATCCCACCATTAGCACCGACATGTTGCGCCGTGTCCAGTCACAATCGCAGTCCTACAATAATAGAGGATATGTGGCGAAGAACCCGTTTGCCACCTGGCTGAAGATCGTGTACTATCGTATGTTTTCGCGCATCTACGGATGGGTTGGCCGCTGTGCGGACACCGTAATGGTGAACTCATCCTGGACGGAAAATCATATCATCTCGCTGTGGGACGTACCGTACAAGACGCACCGGGTTTATCCACCGTGCGAGGTGTCGCAGCTAAAACGGTTGGAATCGCTTGCCAACGAGGAGGACGAACATATTATCATTTTATCCGTCGGTCAGTACCGTCCCGAGAAGGACCATCCGTTGCAGCTGCAGGCAATGTACGAGTTGCGCACGCTGCTGAACAACGATGAAGCATTATGGAACCGGTTAAAGTTGTTAATCGTTGGATCGTGCCGCGATGAGGAGGACCGCGTGCGCGTCAAAAACATGCAAGATCTAGCGAAGCATCTTTCGCTCGAAAATTCGGTAGAGTTCCGGGTGAATGTCCCGTACCAAGAGCTTCTCCAATGCTATCAGCGGGCAACGATCGGTTTGCACTGCATGTGGAATGAACATTTCGGCATCAGTGTAGTCGACTGTATGGCGGCCGGCTTAATAATGGTGGCCAATCGCTCCGGTGGTCCACTGATGGATATTATCGAAACTTCCGAGGGTAGCCAGAACGGCTATCTCGCGTACGATGCTTACGATTATGCGCGCTGCATTGCCAACATACTGTACAACACGCCGGAATATAATGCGAAAATCCGGGACGCAGCACGTGCATCGGTGGACCGGTTTTCGGAGAAAGAGTTCGAGAATGGGTTTCTGCGCGCAATTTCACCCATTATGGATTAG